One genomic window of Arachis stenosperma cultivar V10309 chromosome 10, arast.V10309.gnm1.PFL2, whole genome shotgun sequence includes the following:
- the LOC130954487 gene encoding F-box/kelch-repeat protein At3g23880-like yields the protein MHMEPQHPTAAVLLCEVVVMEILSWVPAKPLTRLKLVCKSWNSIISDPHFVKLHLHRSPKNNILLFTRTKPLTLDEEKKWGLVFSSVESFIQNPSSTLDAQENRYSLHVQDWVVGSCNGLVCVAHILDHPNNDICDIWLRLLNPLTGFISENSPCLRVNMHNAFGFGYDESSDSYKVLVIIWDSSGTVTTQVYSFGGSSWKRINSFPAFPFSSEDNGHFIGGTLNWLALRNPHGADYDWDAVILDMLMLVSFDLKSDTSKQIPLPKGIDEIPGEEPTLGVWGNSLYLLHDYKNTHFIAWQMKEFGDENSWTQLLKISFQHLGVERLFPGFIFENGNVFMLRGKHRFEEVFYDRRDNSVKRVKILSNTRYVNAFDYVESLVQPC from the coding sequence ATGCACATGGAGCCTCAACACCCAACAGCGGCCGTCCTCTTGTGTGAAGTGGTGGTGATGGAGATCCTCTCTTGGGTTCCTGCAAAGCCTCTCACGCGCCTGAAGCTTGTGTGCAAGTCATGGAACTCCATCATCTCTGACCCTCACTTCGTCAAACTTCACCTTCACCGATCACCCAAAAATAACATCCTCCTCTTTACGCGAACAAAACCGCTCACCCtagatgaagaaaaaaaatggggCTTAGTGTTTAGTAGCGTTGAATCTTTCATCCAAAATCCATCATCCACTCTTGATGCTCAAGAGAATCGCTACTCTCTACACGTACAAGACTGGGTTGTGGGTTCATGCAACGGGTTGGTTTGTGTGGCCCATATTCTTGACCACCCCAACAACGATATTTGCGATATCTGGTTGCGTTTATTGAACCCTCTCACAGGGTTTATTTCAGAGAACTCGCCGTGCTTACGTGTCAATATGCATAATGCTTTTGGGTTTGGGTATGATGAGTCAAGTGACAGTTACAAGGTACTGGTTATCATTTGGGATTCTTCTGGAACAGTAACTACGCAAGTTTATAGCTTTGGTGGCAGTTCATGGAAGAGGATCAACAGTTTTCCTGCTTTTCCATTTTCTTCTGAAGATAATGGCCACTTCATCGGTGGCACTCTTAATTGGCTAGCTCTCCGTAACCCGCATGGAGCTGATTATGATTGGGATGCTGTTATACTTGATATGTTAATGCTTGTTTCTTTTGACCTGAAATCGGATACAAGTAAACAGATTCCGCTTCCAAAGGGTATCGATGAGATCCCCGGTGAAGAGCCAACTCTGGGAGTTTGGGGAAATAGCCTGTATCTTCTTCATGATTACAAGAACACTCATTTTATTGCATGGCAAATGAAGGAGTTTGGAGATGAAAATTCTTGGACTCAATTGCTAAAGATTAGTTTTCAGCATCTCGGTGTTGAAAGGCTATTTCCAGGATTTATATTTGAGAATGGAAATGTCTTCATGTTGAGAGGCAAGCATCGTTTTGAGGAAGTTTTTTATGACCGAAGAGATAATAGTGTTAAACGCGTTAAGATCTTGTCCAACACTCGTTACGTCAATGCATTTGATTATGTTGAGAGCTTGGTTCAGCCTTGTTAA